From the genome of Scytonema hofmannii PCC 7110, one region includes:
- a CDS encoding CoA-acylating methylmalonate-semialdehyde dehydrogenase translates to MEKAIALPNYINNQWCTSSATEFLDVINPATAEVVAKVPLSPASEIEQATQAASEAFGSWRRIPPTERVQYLFKLKNLLEEHFEDLARTITLECGKTLAESKGEMRRAIENVEVACGIPMMMQGTNLEDIARGIDEIMIRQPLGVCAVIAPFNFPGMIPFWFLPYAIACGNTYIVKPSEKVPLTMQKVFQLLEKTGLPQGVVNLVNGAKEVVDAILDDPKIRAISFVGSTPVAKYIYSRGAANGKRVQCQGGAKNPLIVLPDANLEMTTRIAADSAFGCAGQRCLAASIAVTVGEARRSFTEAIAETAQKRVVGCGLDSGVEMGPVINAQSKTRIESLIQQGADEGAKVLVDGRCPSIPSYEKGYFVRPTILQNVDPSGEIARTEIFGPVLSLIHVETIEQAIALVNNGQYGNMACLFTSSGAAARKFRYEAEAGNIGINIGVAAPMAFFPFSGWKESFFGDLHGQSNHAVEFFTQTKVVVERWPSNWSRQF, encoded by the coding sequence ATGGAAAAAGCGATCGCACTACCCAATTACATCAACAATCAGTGGTGTACTTCTAGCGCTACAGAGTTTTTGGACGTTATCAATCCAGCGACGGCAGAGGTAGTGGCTAAAGTCCCACTATCGCCAGCTTCTGAGATAGAGCAAGCTACCCAAGCAGCCTCAGAGGCTTTTGGGAGTTGGCGGCGTATACCACCGACAGAACGAGTACAGTATCTATTTAAACTCAAGAATTTACTGGAAGAACACTTTGAGGACTTGGCTCGCACCATTACCTTAGAATGCGGTAAAACTTTGGCCGAGTCCAAAGGAGAAATGCGCCGCGCTATTGAAAATGTTGAAGTCGCCTGCGGAATCCCCATGATGATGCAAGGAACCAACTTGGAAGACATTGCTAGAGGTATTGATGAAATAATGATCCGACAACCCTTAGGAGTCTGCGCTGTCATTGCGCCGTTCAACTTTCCAGGAATGATCCCCTTTTGGTTTTTGCCCTATGCCATTGCTTGTGGAAATACTTACATCGTTAAGCCATCAGAAAAAGTTCCACTGACAATGCAAAAAGTGTTTCAGTTATTGGAAAAAACAGGATTGCCTCAAGGTGTTGTTAACCTGGTCAATGGTGCCAAAGAAGTTGTCGATGCAATTTTGGACGATCCCAAGATTCGAGCCATTAGCTTTGTTGGTTCTACTCCAGTCGCAAAGTATATATATAGTAGAGGGGCCGCGAACGGCAAGCGCGTTCAATGCCAAGGCGGTGCTAAAAATCCACTGATTGTTTTGCCAGATGCAAATTTGGAGATGACAACACGCATTGCGGCTGATAGTGCCTTTGGTTGTGCTGGACAGCGCTGTCTTGCTGCTTCCATAGCTGTCACTGTTGGAGAAGCACGTCGGAGTTTCACGGAAGCGATCGCAGAAACTGCTCAAAAGCGTGTCGTTGGTTGTGGTTTAGACTCAGGTGTTGAAATGGGACCCGTAATTAACGCGCAAAGCAAGACCAGAATTGAGAGTTTAATTCAGCAGGGAGCAGATGAAGGCGCAAAAGTTTTAGTAGATGGTAGATGTCCTAGTATACCAAGTTATGAAAAGGGGTATTTTGTACGCCCTACAATTCTGCAAAACGTAGATCCATCGGGTGAAATTGCCCGCACAGAAATATTTGGTCCTGTACTGAGCCTAATTCATGTAGAGACAATCGAGCAAGCGATCGCCCTAGTCAACAACGGTCAATATGGGAACATGGCTTGTTTATTTACATCAAGTGGTGCTGCAGCACGTAAATTTCGCTATGAAGCCGAGGCAGGTAATATAGGTATAAATATAGGAGTAGCCGCACCAATGGCGTTTTTCCCATTTAGCGGTTGGAAAGAAAGCTTTTTTGGCGACTTACACGGTCAAAGCAATCATGCAGTGGAATTTTTTACTCAAACAAAAGTCGTTGTAGAACGTTGGCCTAGCAACTGGTCTCGTCAATTCTAA
- a CDS encoding DJ-1/PfpI family protein: MKFLQEAAAVGKIVSAICHDPQVLIDASLLKGKKATSSWNIHVDLANAGAIVIDEPAIADGNIITSPCPLPLPSFMNAITCAVKSH, encoded by the coding sequence ATCAAATTTTTGCAAGAAGCTGCTGCTGTTGGTAAGATAGTGAGCGCTATTTGTCACGACCCACAAGTGCTGATAGATGCTAGTTTGCTAAAAGGCAAAAAAGCAACTAGTTCTTGGAATATCCATGTTGACTTAGCAAATGCAGGTGCTATAGTTATCGATGAACCTGCGATCGCAGATGGCAATATTATCACTAGTCCCTGTCCTCTACCTCTGCCGTCGTTCATGAATGCTATTACCTGTGCAGTCAAATCCCATTAA
- a CDS encoding pentapeptide repeat-containing protein, which yields MKKFNQVRNSLNQDLGKIVEFGAEGSKATIEVALALGLLGAALVPVAQPIAAGLAFVGLTKKGLELYRTKKQELDLEEWVAIAFPLAYIESFDALVQKNEWLRTKIGAGTLGQEIKQQFDDELGEVELTSERSQEALRDFPNSWLGHALNGQLSRYLKQIGLEQRVIPIVTGWVAWRTKAQIESLLPYEESKNTDIAKKIKPHITVSQEIGARQKFSSIEYYLQEQISPNPIDPLGLEKWKVFDEPFKIPDIYVPLKAQLLDSNGKVKEYKAVDLKTWATDQLTNPSKNSQVMFIQAGPGQGKSVFCRMFADWVREHLHPVWTPILIRLRDIDAFEPNIEHTLRAVIKEDFAKSNDGWLTDRNTRFLFILDGFDELRFQGRTAKGANLEGADLSEANLEGANLEGANLEGANFKGLTPKGEFERKAVWNENTKWDGVRGLETARVPETLKQQLGLA from the coding sequence GTGAAAAAATTTAATCAAGTAAGGAATTCCTTAAACCAAGACTTAGGAAAGATTGTAGAATTTGGAGCAGAAGGTTCTAAAGCCACTATAGAAGTGGCTTTAGCTTTAGGTTTGTTAGGGGCAGCCCTTGTTCCGGTAGCACAGCCAATTGCAGCAGGGCTAGCGTTTGTGGGATTAACGAAAAAAGGACTAGAGCTTTACCGCACTAAGAAGCAGGAACTAGATTTAGAAGAGTGGGTAGCGATTGCGTTTCCTCTAGCTTATATAGAAAGCTTTGATGCTTTAGTTCAAAAAAATGAATGGTTAAGAACAAAAATTGGTGCAGGGACATTAGGTCAGGAAATTAAGCAGCAATTTGATGATGAATTAGGAGAAGTTGAATTAACTTCAGAGCGAAGTCAAGAGGCTTTAAGGGACTTTCCTAATTCTTGGTTAGGTCATGCCCTTAATGGTCAACTATCGCGTTACCTAAAGCAAATTGGGCTGGAGCAACGTGTTATTCCCATTGTGACTGGGTGGGTAGCTTGGAGAACAAAAGCACAAATAGAATCACTTTTACCTTACGAAGAATCCAAGAATACAGACATAGCTAAGAAAATCAAACCACACATAACAGTATCTCAGGAAATAGGAGCACGTCAAAAATTTAGTAGTATTGAATATTACTTACAAGAACAGATATCCCCTAATCCTATCGATCCATTAGGGTTGGAGAAGTGGAAAGTCTTTGATGAACCCTTCAAAATCCCCGATATCTACGTACCCCTTAAAGCCCAGTTGCTAGATTCTAACGGGAAAGTTAAAGAATATAAAGCGGTTGATTTAAAAACTTGGGCAACAGACCAATTGACTAACCCAAGTAAAAACAGTCAGGTAATGTTTATTCAAGCAGGACCGGGACAGGGAAAAAGCGTTTTTTGTCGGATGTTTGCTGATTGGGTAAGAGAACACTTGCATCCGGTTTGGACACCAATATTGATTCGACTCCGAGATATAGATGCTTTTGAACCCAATATTGAACATACCCTTCGTGCTGTTATTAAAGAGGACTTTGCTAAAAGTAATGATGGCTGGTTGACTGATCGTAACACGAGATTTCTATTTATACTAGATGGTTTTGATGAGTTGCGCTTTCAAGGAAGAACTGCTAAAGGAGCTAACCTAGAAGGTGCTGACCTCAGTGAAGCGAATCTAGAAGGTGCAAATCTAGAAGGTGCAAATCTAGAAGGCGCTAACTTCAAAGGTCTTACTCCCAAGGGCGAATTTGAAAGAAAAGCCGTTTGGAATGAAAATACAAAATGGGATGGAGTAAGGGGGTTAGAAACCGCTAGAGTACCAGAAACTTTAAAACAGCAGTTAGGTCTTGCCTAA
- a CDS encoding DUF2087 domain-containing protein, whose amino-acid sequence MNDSNDLKRYLDEQGRVKEWPSKRNRGRFQQLVLEYLANKFEIDTIYSEKEVNQLLNQHHNFGDAALLRRELFERGLIDRTRNGSAYWRKV is encoded by the coding sequence ATGAATGACTCAAATGACTTGAAAAGGTACTTAGACGAACAAGGACGAGTTAAAGAATGGCCTTCTAAACGCAATAGAGGTAGATTTCAGCAATTAGTTCTGGAGTATTTGGCAAACAAATTTGAGATTGATACTATTTATTCTGAGAAAGAGGTTAACCAATTGCTGAATCAGCATCACAACTTTGGTGATGCAGCTTTGTTAAGACGAGAATTATTCGAGCGAGGACTGATTGATAGAACGCGCAATGGTTCGGCATACTGGCGCAAGGTTTAG
- a CDS encoding helix-turn-helix domain-containing protein: MTRTFNAEFYGKLLAEYQPKTITTEEENEQAIKLALALEHRPNRTLEEETLLELLVTLIEKFEETHYPIPQGTPHSMLIHLMDARDLTTEALAEVIGSLEVVQEIVNGDRTINKAEAEVLADYFHVDASLFT, from the coding sequence ATGACCCGTACTTTTAATGCTGAATTCTATGGGAAATTGCTAGCCGAGTATCAACCAAAAACAATTACTACCGAAGAAGAAAATGAACAAGCTATCAAACTTGCTTTAGCCCTAGAGCATCGTCCCAATCGTACACTAGAAGAGGAGACGTTGCTAGAACTGCTGGTAACGTTAATCGAGAAGTTTGAAGAAACCCATTACCCAATCCCTCAAGGTACTCCCCATTCTATGCTAATCCATTTGATGGATGCACGCGATCTGACGACCGAAGCATTAGCTGAGGTAATTGGCTCGTTAGAAGTCGTGCAGGAAATTGTTAATGGCGATCGCACCATTAATAAAGCAGAAGCAGAAGTACTGGCGGACTATTTTCATGTAGATGCCAGCTTATTTACCTAG
- a CDS encoding GNAT family N-acetyltransferase — protein MKILETPRFFVRGFVPEDAEALFRLHGNPKVAQYMGDGNTVPATK, from the coding sequence TTGAAAATTCTAGAAACGCCTCGTTTCTTTGTTCGTGGTTTTGTACCAGAGGATGCTGAAGCATTGTTCAGGTTACATGGCAATCCCAAGGTGGCACAGTATATGGGAGATGGAAATACAGTTCCAGCAACAAAATAG
- a CDS encoding DUF3386 domain-containing protein: MTATQVSAQEFFRAAYENRYTWDKNFPGYTADVTYKHGEKVFAGKVRVNANLKAEVFEVEDEQATQALNNQLWEIAIHRIRRTFEETHGANTFRYGATDETGAVEILMGGKAEGDKYKLRNNEVCLVHRHIHGVVVTINTFSSHDTGEGYLSHTYDSVYHDPKTGEQKGGRSEFEDEYEKVGDYVILNRRLIRTEGDKQVHTQEIIFSNIKLLEPTAE; the protein is encoded by the coding sequence GTGACCGCAACACAAGTCTCTGCCCAAGAATTCTTTCGGGCTGCTTACGAAAACCGCTACACTTGGGATAAAAACTTCCCTGGGTATACTGCAGATGTAACCTATAAGCATGGTGAGAAAGTGTTTGCAGGCAAAGTTCGCGTCAATGCCAATCTCAAAGCAGAAGTCTTTGAGGTAGAAGACGAGCAAGCAACCCAGGCGTTGAATAATCAGTTGTGGGAAATAGCCATTCACCGTATTCGTCGTACCTTTGAAGAAACCCACGGCGCAAACACCTTTCGCTATGGTGCGACTGATGAGACTGGTGCTGTGGAGATTTTAATGGGTGGTAAGGCAGAAGGAGATAAATATAAACTCCGCAATAACGAGGTGTGTCTTGTCCACCGACACATTCATGGGGTTGTTGTAACTATTAATACCTTTAGCAGTCACGATACAGGTGAAGGCTACCTCTCCCACACATATGACTCTGTTTACCACGATCCAAAAACAGGCGAACAGAAGGGTGGAAGAAGTGAATTTGAGGACGAGTACGAGAAGGTTGGCGACTACGTTATTCTAAATCGCCGCTTGATTCGGACTGAGGGGGATAAGCAAGTCCATACCCAAGAAATTATCTTCTCGAATATCAAATTGTTAGAGCCTACTGCTGAGTAG
- a CDS encoding pentapeptide repeat-containing protein, translating into MTAVNLTNADLREARMFLTRLDYANLTEANLSNAFFQGVSGSPETLFCNTIMPDGAIVNGHGWVDSR; encoded by the coding sequence ATTACTGCTGTCAATCTCACGAATGCTGATTTGAGAGAAGCTCGAATGTTCCTTACTAGATTGGATTACGCCAACTTGACTGAAGCTAATCTCAGCAATGCCTTCTTCCAAGGGGTTAGCGGTAGCCCTGAAACTCTTTTCTGTAATACCATCATGCCCGATGGTGCGATCGTTAATGGTCACGGCTGGGTAGATAGTCGTTAG
- the infC gene encoding translation initiation factor IF-3 produces MNSQIKSPQVFLIDHENNNRGLTDTREALQLAESVDLDLVVVSESKDTPVAKILNYGKLQYQKKKRQTQSARPTVKEVRFRPNVGQADYDLRIHQATEWLSKGDSVKFVIRLRGRENQYRSNAGELLDRIVKDLGSVGKVQSLDKRSLIVQVIPG; encoded by the coding sequence ATCAACTCACAAATCAAGTCACCTCAAGTCTTCTTGATTGACCACGAAAATAACAATCGTGGTTTGACTGACACCCGTGAAGCTCTACAACTAGCTGAGAGCGTAGACCTTGACCTAGTTGTAGTCTCGGAAAGCAAAGACACCCCGGTGGCGAAGATCCTGAACTATGGCAAGCTTCAGTATCAAAAGAAAAAGCGTCAAACACAGAGTGCCAGACCCACAGTCAAGGAAGTTCGGTTTCGTCCAAACGTAGGACAAGCTGATTACGATTTACGCATCCATCAAGCCACTGAGTGGTTGAGTAAAGGCGATTCAGTAAAATTTGTGATTCGTTTAAGAGGTCGAGAAAATCAATATCGCAGTAATGCTGGAGAATTGTTAGACCGGATTGTCAAGGATCTTGGTTCAGTGGGTAAAGTCCAGTCACTTGATAAACGATCGCTGATTGTTCAAGTCATTCCCGGCTAA